Genomic DNA from Bacilli bacterium:
GCCAATTCGGCAAGCACGGTTGCGCCCCGCGCTGTCGCATGCCCGGCCGCCTCCAGAATGACGCAGCCGCTTGCTTTTCCGTAAATAAAGCCTTCATGGTCTTGATCGAACGGACGGCATGCTTCTTGCGGCCGATCATAAAAACGTTTGCCGCCCAATGCTCCCATATTGGCGAAGCCCTGCAGCTCCATCGGCGATAAATCCGCCATGGCGCCTATGACCATGCAAACATCGACCATGCCGTGCCGGATTAATTGCAGGCCTTTGATCAACCCGACATTGCCGCTCGCGGAAGCTCCACCGGCAGTAAATCCTTCGCCGCGCACGGCAAAAACTTCACTCAACGTTCCGAGATGGTCGGTATCCATAAACTGCAGCCCATAGCTGGGCGGCAAGTACTCGGGCGTGTCGTGAAATTTCGGATAAAGTCCAAATTGCACCGCCTGGGTCAAGTTGTTGCCGGCGATAATGATGCCGATTCGTTCCGGTTGGACGGCGGCCATATGAAGCCCCGCCTGCAGCCACGCTTCCATGGCGGAAATGATCGCGCATTGGATGGATAACGGAGCGCGGCGGCCGCTTTTCATCGCGGCATTTTTTAATGGTTCGGGAATCGCGGCGTTATTTTTCAACATATCCGCAAACGCAAATTCGCCTAGCGGTGCGCCGACCCATCCGGCTTCGCCCGGCCCAAATGGCGGCAAATAGCCGATGCCGCTTTTTCCTGTTCGCAAGGAGTGCGCAAATTCGGCGATATTGCGGCCGATCGCACTGACGATGCCCATCCCGGTGATGGCGACGCGGCGCAAAGAAATGGTCTCACTCAACCTTGCATCGCCTTCTTCTCATGCAGCAGGTTTACGAGACCTTCAATATTTTGCACATTGCCGAATTCGGCTAGCGGAATTTTAATGCCCAAAGCTTCCAGCGAAGCGATTGTAATGTCCGCGCGATCCAGCGAATTTGCGCCGAGATCGGTCAGCCGTTGTTCCATTTGTATTTCTTGGGGATCAATATCCGGCAAAATGTCAACGATTTGTTCTTTCACAATTTGAAAAACTTCGTT
This window encodes:
- a CDS encoding acyl carrier protein, yielding MTKNEVFQIVKEQIVDILPDIDPQEIQMEQRLTDLGANSLDRADITIASLEALGIKIPLAEFGNVQNIEGLVNLLHEKKAMQG
- a CDS encoding beta-ketoacyl synthase N-terminal-like domain-containing protein, producing the protein MSETISLRRVAITGMGIVSAIGRNIAEFAHSLRTGKSGIGYLPPFGPGEAGWVGAPLGEFAFADMLKNNAAIPEPLKNAAMKSGRRAPLSIQCAIISAMEAWLQAGLHMAAVQPERIGIIIAGNNLTQAVQFGLYPKFHDTPEYLPPSYGLQFMDTDHLGTLSEVFAVRGEGFTAGGASASGNVGLIKGLQLIRHGMVDVCMVIGAMADLSPMELQGFANMGALGGKRFYDRPQEACRPFDQDHEGFIYGKASGCVILEAAGHATARGATVLAELAGGAIALDGNRLADPNMEGEIRAMQAALKQAGMSAEEIDYINAHGTSTPLGDETEINALRQVFRPSLSRVRINSTKELTGHCLYAAGVVEAIATVMQMREGFIHPNPNLKNPIAADMLFGESVAVPAAIRAALSNSFGFGGINTAIIIRKG